CCATCCCTGCCATCGTCGCCGCATAGTGAACTTTTTCCCGCGCTTTCGGATCGTTAGCACCATTCTTATAAGCAGAAGGCAGATATTTCATCAGCAAGCGAATTGCTTCTAATGCTTGTCCGTTCGTGAACTCCGAAGCTAATACGGAAACATAAGCTTCCAGCGCGTGAGTTAGTGCGTCGATCCCGCCATAAGCTGTCAGCTTCTTCGGCATATTCATCACTAATTCGGGATCGACGATCGCCATAGTAGGAGTTAGCGAATAATCTGCCAAAGGATACTTAATACCCGTGCGATTATCTGTCACCACTGCAAAAGGCGTTACTTCCGAACCAGTTCCCGAAGTAGTCGGAATAGCAATAAAGATGGCTTGATTACCCAAACTTGGCAGTTCGTAAACCCGCTTGCGGATATCCATAAACCGCATCGCCAAACCTTCAAATTCGGTATCTGGTTGTTCGTACATCAACCACATAACTTTAGCAGCATCCATCGGCGAACCGCCACCGATCGCGATGATGATATCGGGTTGGAAAATTTTAATTTCATGCAATCCTTTATTGACTGTTTCCAAAGATGGATCGGGTTCCACATCAAAGAAAACTTGATGTTTGATGCCGATTTCATCCAGAATTTCAGTAACTTTATCCGTTACGCCCAAGTCAAATAGCGGTTTATCGGTAACGATAAATGCCCGTTTTTTCCCCGCTAATTCTCGCAACGCCACTGGCAAACAACCATATTTGAAATACACCTTGGGCGGGATGCGGAACCACAACATATTTTCTCGGCGTTCGGTGACGGTTTTGATATTCAGCAAGTGTTGAGGGCCAACATTTTCCGATACCGAATTGTCGCCCCAGCTACCGCAACCGAGAGTCAAAGAAGGATCGAGGCGGAAGTTGTAGAGGTCGCCGATCGCACCTTGCGAAGATGGCGTATTAATCAGCACGCGGGCTGTTTCCATCTTCGATTCAAAATATTTGATGTGTTCTTGATTGGATGGGGCTGTATACAATACAGAAGTATGTCCGTGTCCGCCAAAAGTAATTAAAGCATCGGCTTTTTCTACCGCTTCTTGGTAGTTTTTCGCCCGATACATTGCCAAAATCGGCGAGAGTTTTTCAAACGAAAAAGGTTCGTTTTGGCCGATTTCTTCGACTTCGCCAATCAGCACTCTGGTGTCTGGCGGAACGGTAATTCCAGCTAATTTCGCGAGAGTTTCTACCGATTGTCCGACGATTTCCGCATTCAAACGTCCGTTGACGCTAATTTTACTGGCGACTTTTTCTCGTTCTTCTGGATTGAGGAAATAAGCGCCCCTTTCCAGAAATTCTTCTTTAACCGTGTCGTAAACTGAATCGACAACCACCACCGATTGTTCGCTGGCGCAAATCATGCCGTTGTCGAATGTTTTACTCAACAAAATTGAAGATACAGCCATTTTAATATGGGCAGTTTCATCAATTACTGCTGGGGTATTTCCCGCGCCTACGCCTAATGATGGGTGTCCTGAAGAATAGGCAGCTTTCACCATTCCTGGGCCACCTGTAGCGAGAATCAGCTTCACATCATGGTGTTGCATTAAAGCTTGGGAAAGCG
The genomic region above belongs to Aerosakkonema funiforme FACHB-1375 and contains:
- the adhE gene encoding bifunctional acetaldehyde-CoA/alcohol dehydrogenase; this encodes MTVTNITELEALIARVKAAQEKYATYTQEQVDVIFKKAALAANTQRIPLAKIAVTETGMGVVEDKVIKNHFASEIIYNKYKHEKTCGVIEEDKSFGFQKIAEPVGILAGIVPTTNPTSTAIFKALLALKTRNAIIFSPHPRAKKCTIEAAKIVLKAAVEAGAPPDIIGWIDEPTVPLSQALMQHHDVKLILATGGPGMVKAAYSSGHPSLGVGAGNTPAVIDETAHIKMAVSSILLSKTFDNGMICASEQSVVVVDSVYDTVKEEFLERGAYFLNPEEREKVASKISVNGRLNAEIVGQSVETLAKLAGITVPPDTRVLIGEVEEIGQNEPFSFEKLSPILAMYRAKNYQEAVEKADALITFGGHGHTSVLYTAPSNQEHIKYFESKMETARVLINTPSSQGAIGDLYNFRLDPSLTLGCGSWGDNSVSENVGPQHLLNIKTVTERRENMLWFRIPPKVYFKYGCLPVALRELAGKKRAFIVTDKPLFDLGVTDKVTEILDEIGIKHQVFFDVEPDPSLETVNKGLHEIKIFQPDIIIAIGGGSPMDAAKVMWLMYEQPDTEFEGLAMRFMDIRKRVYELPSLGNQAIFIAIPTTSGTGSEVTPFAVVTDNRTGIKYPLADYSLTPTMAIVDPELVMNMPKKLTAYGGIDALTHALEAYVSVLASEFTNGQALEAIRLLMKYLPSAYKNGANDPKAREKVHYAATMAGMAFANAFLGVCHSMAHKLGSTFHVPHGLANALMISHVIRYNATDVPFKQAIFPQYKYPNAKWRYARIADYLGLGGNTEEEKVEKLVEAIENLKKELDIPLTIKEVLPEQEKAFYEQVEEMADQAFDDQCTGANPRYPLIRDLKELYILAYRGCQVGATLYHQDDGVVTANGYR